A window of Narcine bancroftii isolate sNarBan1 chromosome 6, sNarBan1.hap1, whole genome shotgun sequence genomic DNA:
GGGACCCAAAATCTGGACACCCATGTGTTGTTGAGGGATGAGTGCCCTGGCATAGGATTCTGTGCTGGTATTAGCCAGCAGGACCACCTCAGGCCACCTCGTGGTGTGATCAATCATGATGAGCAGGTATCTCACCCATGAAAAATTGGTAGCAGCGCCACTATATCAATGTTTGTGGCTGAACCTGCACCGTGCAGGTTCAAAGGTCTGTGTTGACGCCTTTGTGTGAGTCTGCACTTTTCAGGACTGGCAGtttgtgcaggtcttggcccactgcctgacctgcttatGAGGCATTGCAAGACAAACCTGCTACCCACCATCTTGACCATGGTTTGGATTGTAGGATGAACCAGTTTGTGTATGGTGTCAAAAACCTGGTGCCTCCATGCAGTCAGGAAGATGGGCGGAGCTGCTGGTCGAGACGTCGCACAGTAGTCTCAGGTTACTTGGGCCGACGGGGATGTCTTCCACCCTGAGACGGCTGTCCTATAAGCAGtgatctcagggtcctgctgctgcaCTTTGGCGAGGGCCACATATTCAACGCCATGGGACAGGGCTTGTACGAATGATCATGGGGTGTGACAGAGCATCAGCTACCACATTGCTTTCCCTGCAGTGTGCTCTATATCTGTGGTAAATTCGGACACGTAGGACAAATGTCTCTGTTGTTGGGCCAAACACGGGTCTGATACCTTATGGAAGTTTAAGTTCAGCGGCTTGTAATCAGTGAAGATATTGAATTGCTGACCCTCCAAAAAAATAACTGAAATGTCTTATCGCCAGGTACAGCCCCAATAGCTCTCAgtcaaaagtgctgtatttgagttctggggGGCGGAGGtacctgctgaaaaaggccaggggtcgccactggccttcaatgagctgttccagtaTGCCTCCTACCGCTGTGCTGGAAGTGTCGACTGTCAGGGAAGTAGGTGCCTCCATTCTGGGGTgtacaggagggtggtgttggccagcgtgtctttggcattctggaacaCCCTGGAAGACTCATTGTCCCAGGTGATGTCCTTTGATTTGCCCGCCATCAACGCAAAGAGGGGGTGGATGATGCAGACCGTTGCTGGTATGAATCTGTGCTCAAAGTTTATCAGCAAAGTATACCAgcaaattcctgtagcccttttactGTACAAGGATTGGCGAAGTGCCAGACCATCTCGACCTTTTTTGGGAGAGGTGTTGCCCCATATTTGTTTATTCTGTGCTGCAGGAAGTCAATAGTGTCCAAGCTTAATTGGCACTTGACGGGATTAATTATCAAACCGAACTCACACAACCGAGTGCATAGTTATCTCAGAGGGCAGCGTAGTCTTTGCGACTGCGGCTAGCAATGAGGATAtggtccaaatagatgaatgcaaatgggaggtcctggcccactgcgtccatcagccaTTGGAAAGAAAATTTGTGCCATGATTTTCAGACTGAAGGGCATGcagaggaatttgaacaagccaaaggtGGTTATAATTGCGGTCTTGGAGATGAtctgggggtgaactgggatttggtggtactcCTAGATGAGGTCCATCTTGGAAAACACCCGTGCCCCGTGCAAGTTGGTGGCAAAGTCTGGTATGTGTGGCATGATGGCCTCATTGAGGTGGTGATAGTTACCATGTGGCCTacacccacccctcaccccactGGTTTTGGCACTACGTGGAGGGACTGTCGGAGCACCGCAACATCCCTAGCTCCTTCATTTTCTTAAGCTCCTCCTTCGCTAGGTTGAGCTTTTTGGAAGGGAGTCAGTGTGCCCTGGTGTGGAGTGGGGGCCCTTGGTCAGAATGTGGTGTATTACCCCATTATTTGGTTCAGCCGTGGAAAATTGTGATGCCACTATTGAGGGTAACTCTGCCAGGATGCAGGGTAATTCTAAGGGTGTTATAGAGTcaatgtgtgtgggtggggggggggggggaggggtgggtggggggggggaggggtgggtgggtagtttggcttcccccagaggtagaatctgaaaagttctggcatgCCCCAAGTGCCGTCCCTTGAGGTCTACAAGCAGGCAGAGGGAATGAAGGATGTTGGCCCCCAGGAGCAGTTGCGCCACTGCGCGAGACTAAAGGTCCATGTAAACCAGCTGTTGCCGAACCAAAGGGGGATAGTGCAGGTACCAGAAGTCTAGATGGAGGAGCTGTTTGTGGGGCTTGGTGATGAGGTCTATGACTGTCCTTCTTAATtctccaaagcatgtccacctGGGCCGCAATCCTCCTAGGGTTGCTGAAGTCGTTGTCCGTGAGCAAGAGTCGAATATCTTCGGGCaattgctccagaaagatctgcctgaagagcaggcaaggcttgtgcccTTCGGTCAAAGTGGGCATCTTGCTCATTCGGgcagatggggccctgtccccaaTCCGTCCACATGCAGCAATCAGGTGGCACGCTCACGCAGGGAGAGCCCAAAAGTgtaggttaacagctctttgagggccatGTATTTGCCTTGATCAGAGGCTGCCATAGGTAGTCTATGACCCTTACCACTGTGTCTTGATCAAGTGCACTCATGATGTCGAAGAGGTGGGTGTCATCGGTGGTGGTGCTGGAATGGAGCCTCGGCCTGCTCAAACCACGTGTGGCTCCGACACCCAAAACATTGGAAGCCTGAGTGAGACTGCGTGGATGGTCGCTGGTTCCGCCAGGTCCGCCATCTTCGGGTCCAATGTTGgacccgtcggggtcaccaatgtagtgtttGCACTATGCGggcatggagaagaatgacatgcacaccaaagccttgaagtcgagactagtttattgcacgcCGCCCTGGGATTGGCCGGCATTCCCGCTACAGTTCCCAGTCTTCCCACCCtgtgggaggtcacctgggacgatggctggtgtcacccccccccccacaggtccGCGCGGTCGCTGCATTTGTCGGCCATTTAGGGGAccgtctgtgtctctgtgtgcagGCTGCTCCGAGGACATAATATCTAATAGCCATTTATTATGGGTAGGTGGGAACTCATCTTTCCATTATAACAGAATTGCTCTTCTGGCTAATAAAATGGAGAATGCTAGAACCCGTCTCTGATTAGAAGGTAAAATAATATTTACATCTTTAGAAAAACCAAAGAGAGGAATTACTGGACTTGGATCTAAAGTGATCCTAAATAGGGGTGAAAAAGTTCCAAAAATGtcagtccaatatttttgcaaattaagGCAAGTCCAAAAAGAGTCACAAAGTGGACAAATATCAGAATAAATTCAAGCAAGTTTGACTTTGTTGAGGTCCTGATTGGACCCTAAAATAACACTCATTAGTCTAATTAATTCGTCCAGGTACCGGTTCAATGTTCTGACTTTCTATTCGGGAAACCTCTTAATTATCAGCTGCTCGCCAATAAGATACCGAACTGCAGGAGCGGAATGGCCTGTGGAAACCTTTTCAAACTCAAGAAGTAAAGCAGTGGGGGAGAAAAAGAGAAGTTTATGCAGAAGAAAGGaaaaaccacggttccctttcACGCTTGTGTTTTAAATGCCATTCTACTAATGAAGTGTTAGGCCGTTCGCAAGGTTGTTCTGGGACTGCGAAGTCAATATTGTGTGTGGCTGCCCAGGACCTCTCGGTTTTCTCCGCTGGACCATCCGTGTGGGGTTCAGGGTTAAACCTGCTGGGCTTTTGAGAAGGTTCTGCCGGTCTCGGGGCGTTTGTGATGGCCCAAGGGCCCAAGTATGAGATTGTGGGCGAACTGGGCCGAGGGAGTTACGGGGTCGTCTACGAAGCTGTGGTCGAGACCGGGGTCAGAGTTGCCGTGAAGAAAGTGGTGTCTGACTCGCCCGAAAGCTCCGAGTTGGCTCTGCAGGAGTTCTGGGCTTTGAGCAGCGTGAAGAAGAGGCATCGCAATGTGATCTGGCTGGACGAGTGCATCCTCCAGAGGGACCGCAGCACCCAGGAGGTGAGCAGGGGCTCGCAGCTGTCGGAGATTTACCTGCGCATGATTGAGACCTGCCTGAAAGGCCAGTGTTGCTTCGATCCTCGTTCGCCCCACTGCCTGTGGTTTGTGATGGAGTTCTGTGACGGAGGGGATTTGAATGACTACTTGCTGGGCTGATTGCACCCTGAACCTTAACTTCATGCAACAGTTGAGTGCCGCCGTGGCGTTCCTCCACATGAATGGAATTGTCCATCGAGACCTCAAGCCAGACAACGTCCTGGTCGCCAGCAGCCCCACCGGACCCGTTCTGAAGGTGAGCCTTCCCTATTTCCTGCGAGAAGACAAACGAGCAGCAATCTCTGCAGACCAGTCACATTAATTAGCAGCGCGGAGAATGTTTGGGCGGGAAGGAGAATGAACCTTTCGAAGTATTTTTGAGCTCTGGTTGCTAACGGCCAATTTGTCTCCGCTTGATGGCAAGATCACTAAACCAGTTAGTCTGTCTGTCGGCAATTGCTCTGAGCATTGGCTGGACGAGGGAGATGCATCTTCGGCTCTGGAATGGAAGCGTAGGACTCCTAAACTACTTGGATGCATCTTTCTCCCTGGTGACAGGgcaatgggaggggaaggaggcaaTAACGTGTGAAATTTAAGTTTCTGTCTGGATCAAAGGCATTCTTCACATCTGTCACATTGACTTCAGAACATGTGTAATCAATATCATCCAATTAGGCTTCAGCAACGGATTGCATCTGAATGTCATTAGGCCGAGGTCCCTTGGGATTGACTCCACTCCAGTTCTGTGTGTTCTGAAGTGGGAATCTTGGACTCTTCCACACGTGGGGCAGGAAATACCTGACCGGGTGGGTGTGTAGTTTTGTGAGGTGGTGTGTATCTGCTGTTTATTCAGGATTTCTATGTACTCTCAGTACACAGCCTAGGCATTCTCAATGCCGACTTAAAGGTGGCTTCTTCACTTTGAGCCCTCGTGGACCAGAGATTGCCAAGAGTCAGTGGGGTTTCTTTCAGAAGACTTAAagcacatccttgaatcttttccttTGTCCATCTTGTCATCTCCTCTTGTGACAAGAGCTTTATTTTGGGATTCATTAGCTGGGCATGTGAATGACATGGGCACTCCAGCGTAACTATGCCTTGTGTACTTTACCAATTGTAAAGGATGTTTCAGTCCATTTTGAAAATTGCAGCTGTCAATTTGACTTCTAAATTTTTATAATTGCCGTGAATTTAAagtgaacctttttttaaaaaaaaactgataccCCAGACAAGGGATTATACAAGACTCCTTTGGTTCTCCTTTGGATAGGTAGGTTATTCTGAGAAAGTTGAAATCTGTACAAGTTGGAGCTAGATGCAATTACTTTTGATCTCTCTCTCTTGATCAGCTATAGACCTTagaaatatagaacattacagcacagaaacaggcccctttggcccttcttgtctgtgctggaCCATTTTTCTGCCGAGCAcctcactgatctgcacccaatccatagccctccatacctctcccatccatgtacctgtccaaattcttcttcaatgttaaatttgagcccacattcacttcaactggcagcacattccatactcccaccactctgtgtgaagaagttcccctaaacctttccccttttacctattccatgtcctctggtttgtatgtcATCTATTCTCATTGGAAAatacctacctacatttactttctatacccctcataattctaaaatacctctatcaaatctcccttcattcttctacactccagggaataaagtcctagcctgtttaatctttccctgtaactcagttcttgaaagactgggcaacatcctcttaaatcttctctgaattcttttaatcttattgatacctttcctgtagttgggtgaccagaactgcacacaatactccatatctGGCCTTGCCAGTGTCTTGcacaaatttaccataacatcccaactgttatactcaatactttgacttatgaaggccaatatgccaaaagctctctttataaccctccctacctgtgatgccactctcAGGAATTGTGTATTTGCATTCCCACATCCTCCTGttctacactcctcagtgccctaccattaactgtgtatgtcctttttgaTTTGTCCTTcataaatgcaacacctcacatttgtctgcattaaattccatctgccatttttcagctcaatTTTTCAAGCTAGTCCAGTTCCCTCTGtcagctttgaaaactttcttcgctgtctgcaacacctccaatcttggtgtcatctgcaaacctgtggatccagtttaccacattatcagccagatcattgatataaatgacgaacaacaatggtcccagcacagatccctgatgcacactactagtcacaggcctccagtctgagaagcaattgtccaccaccactctctggcttctcccacccaGCCAATGCTGAATCAAATTTATTACTTCACtatgcatctgaaccttcctgactaacttcccatgcaggaccttgtcaaagaccttactaaagaccATATAGGCAATATCCACAGACTTTCTCATCAACGTTCCTGGTGACCTCCTCAAAACtcttatcagattggttaaacatgacctaccacgcaccaAGCCATattaactatccctaatcagaccttggctatccaaataattgtaaatctgatctcttagaacgccttccattaatttacctactactgacatcagactcactggcctataatttccagggttacttttggggccttttttaaacatcagaacaacatgagccgtcctcaatatttctgccagtgcccctgcaatttctacactagcctccctcaaggtctgaaggaatatcttgtcaggaactggggatttatccacctttatttgctttaagacagcaagcacccccTGTTTAATCTCTgtaggtttcatgacctcactgcttgttttccttatttccctagactttgtgccagtttcctgagtatatACTGATGCAAAAATACCCATTTAAGCtcttctccatctcttttggctctataTATATctgatcactctgatcttcaagggaccaatttgtcccttgctatcctttagCTCTTAGTATACCTGTAAAAACCCATGGGATTTTCTTTTGCATTGTCTGGCAAAGCAACCCCATGTCTTCGTTTAGCCTTCctaatttttttcttgttttttcttctatttgtacctaattttctccatgtggcctattcctgctatacacctcttttcttctgaaccagatccctaatgtccctcaaaaaccaaggttccctgtgcctcTTTACCTAGAATTTGATCCTgaaaggaacatacaaattctgttctctcaaaatttcacttttgaaggttttccacttacctcacacatccttgcctgaaaacaacatcccaatccatgcaaTCTAGATCCTTTCTTGTTTCCTCAAAACTTGGCCTTTATCCCATTAAGAACCTCAACTTAAGGCCCAGATCTAtcattctccataattaactcaaaactaatggcactatgatcactggacacaaAATGTTTGTTCCCCTTCACATTGGTTACCTGGTtatctgtcttgttccctaataggagattttGATGAAACCATTAAAATTTTCAAGAAACTTGATGTACTAGGCAGTACTAGGCTCAACTAGTTCATCCACAAAGTATTATCAATCCCTCAGTCAGTCAAaaagtacctctatatattgatttagaaaactttcctgaacacatttgataaactccaaaCTATCCAGCCATTTTACaatatgggaatcccagtcaatatgtggagagTTTAAAATCTCCACTATCACAACCTTTTGTTACTTGCAGCTGTCTATCtcgctacagatttgctcctccaattcttgtttgactattgggcagtctataatacaaccccatgtgaTCATACTTTTCTAGTTCCTCAGCAATACCCATATGGCCTCCGTAGATTAGCCCTGTGGTCTGTCCTTCCTGAGCtctgctgtgatattttctctgctgagcaacggcactcctccccctttcatcactgccacgccccccccccccccccccccaaccccgcaggctctatcatgtctgaagtaATGGAAAACCGGAACAtcaagctgccagtcctgcccctcctgcaaccaagtttcactaatgatcataattccatgtgccaatccatgctccaagctcttctgcctttcctacaaaacTCCTTGCACTGAAACAGGTacccctgagaacatttccaccatgttcaaCCGGTTTCCTTTTAACATACCCTGTAATTTTCattctttatcctcctccactcccctctctGCGCTGGCACTTTGGTTtattccccctgcaaatctagtttaccccctcccctccacccagagcagcactagcaaaccttcctgcaaagaTATTAGTTCCCCTTCAGTTCAGATGCATAGTGCCCGATCAGAGCaggtctcaccttccctggaagagagccaaatgatctagaaacctgaaaccctccttcctgcaccatctttagccatgtgttaagatccattatcctcctatttctaacctcactatcacgtggcacaggtagcatTCCTGAAATCATAACCCTGGATGTTGTGTCCTTCcacctagtgcctaactctctGAATTCTCCTGCACGACCTCCTCAActttcctacccacgtcattggtccctacatggaccacaacatcctgctgctcaccctccctcctgagctTGATCTGAGATagctcggaccctggcaccagggaggcaacataccatctgggatacttgatctctttcacagaacctcttatctgtccccctaactatagaATTCCCTATCACTGCAGCTCACTTCTCACTTTctgagccacaggaccagactctgtgccagaggcctgatcaccatggcttgtccctgctaggttgttttccttctcttcctctccccaccAACCCCCAACAATATCAAAAATGTTATTAAGAGAAACAACTACCGAGGTGCCTcttcctgtttcctttcctctcctgacagtcattcAGCTACCTTCCTTCTGCCTCCTTGATGCAAGTCTTTGAACTGCAGTTGTTAAAGTCTAATGTTCAAAATCTTCCAgcaaaagaatttaaagatgCCAATTATGACATTTGTAGGATGATAGGAAACAAGGTAGGATAGTAGAATAGATTTACCATGATCATTTGCATTACAGCAGGCTTgggtggggtggttgggggggggggggggggggaggaggaggatatGCTGTAATGCATTAGATTGCATTCTTTTGActacttcccaaaatattgaagtcAATAAAATGCTATCAAATCTGTGTGAAGGCAATATGTCTGTCAATCTGTACAAAGCAAACTCCCCCTGTGGTATAATAGGTAGAATCTGCTTCCAATTGTATTAATTTGGATAAAGATTGATCAAGGCACTGTTATGATGTCCATCTTTTATGACCAAGTGGATAATCTCAGTGTAATCTCTCCATCAGAAGAGTGGTCTTTCCTGTGTCCCTCAATACTGCATTGAAAGATTTGACCTAATGTTCATGTTGGTGTGTCTGGATTGGACAGTTTGATTCAAAAGTGTTCTCTTGATAGAGCCACCACTGATAAATGAGCTCAGAAATATGATCAGTACTTGTACAAATTAAGGTCTTTGCGAACAGTGCCCTTGGATGGTTTGAAGCCCTGTATTTCTCCATGGGATTGTTGTTAATTTCCAATCAATATGACTGGAAAAGCTTTTGGTTTTGGGAAGGCCAGGGGCACATGCAAATAACACTACTTCTTGTTTCAGGTGGCTGATTTTGGTTTGAGTAAAACGTGCCAGGCCAAAGGCGGTGTGAGCCACTCGCAGGTGTCAGTGGCCTGTGGCTCTGATTTCTACATGGCCCCTGAGCTCTGGAAGGGACAGTACTCAAACAAAGTGGATATCTTTGCCCTTGGGATCATCTTCTGGGCTATGTTGGAGCGAATCAGCTTTCGAGAAGCAAAGTCCAAGAAAGAGCTGCTGGGTGAGTATTGCAAAGGGGTTTGAGCCGTGGTCCCTTTGGCTCTTCTCCACCTCTGTATTAATAATTCCAGAGGTTCTTCGCAGGAACAGATGAGATAAGGGGGGAAAAATATCTAAAGCACAACTTCTCATTTCTATACAAGGGATTCGAGTAATTACCTTAAATTCAGTGTTCcattaataaaattgaaaagtAATGCATGGGAAGATTTTGGCTTCAGCATCACTTTGCTAGCAACAGAAAGCTGAGTGTTTGCTGCCTTTCCTGGGTTTCTTTTGATTTGTCTTTTCATGGCATGGATTTTCAGCAAGCTGTTGTTGCAATGCTACATCGCTGCATTagcttttttcttttaaaaatatttttattgagtttaataaatgCACAAACAAATCCAATACATAGGCTGGAATATcaaaaaagacagataatttgtacatttcaaataaaaccttgatcACTCGTAGTACAAATTGTGTATCCTTCCCAATCAAACCCATGAtatcaaaatatatattttttttaaataaaacaccccGGCCTCATTAATCAAATCCTTCTCTCTCAACAAGGTTAACTCGCATATCTAGCATATATAGGAAATGAAGGATGACACTTGGAAACCAGACAGTACTGCTCAGGAACTTGAGTATGAGTAGGTGGGGTGCTGTCTTTCCATTGCATCAAAATTGCCTATCTAGCATAAACAAAGTTGATACCAGCAACCTGACACTGGTTTGATAATTTTCCTCCTTTCTAAGCCCCTGGGTTCATGAAATTGCTGGATTATGATGCGGCTCACAATATAATGATCATTGTCTCCAGCTTTCTGAAGTGTGATTGAGTCGGTGTGTTGCTATCATTTTCCCAAGTACTGTATTTGTTTCTGAATGAATAATCAAGATCCTCTTCTGTTTCCGCCCACTGATCTCTCTGGTGGAAAGGACAGGTTGAGATTGTCTCTTTCAAGCAAAACTGTatatgtaattttattttttttgcttgCAAGTGAGGTCTTTTCTCTGATCAGCATTTAGATTTCCACAAATGATGATCATAAAACCACATATGACGAAGTTCTCTCTCTATTAAGAAACTGGAATAGAAATGGGCAGAGGATTCTCCAAAAGTAATGTCCAAGACCCGGATCACAAACTCGATGCCTAATTCCTCTGCAGTTTAAAATGTTGCTATTTTGTGTAATGAGCTATCATGCGGAGACTTTAACTTGCCCAGTTCAAATTGCTTTCTGTATTTCACAATTTGTCATTGGTGGGGTGAATTACAAAACTAATTGGTTATCCATTACACAAATAGTCCAATTCATCATCATTCTGCAGATGTGAATGTTGCTGTCACTTATTGGCATCATTAATGGACCCTGGAACACACAAGTTAGATCCAGTAAGGATGGTAGATTTCCCTCCCTGAAGGATGTTCTTGAACCAGATTGGTTTTTGTAACAATAGTGGTTTTAATGATCACTGCTCCGAAGGCTGACTTGCTCATTTTCCCCAGAT
This region includes:
- the LOC138736415 gene encoding LOW QUALITY PROTEIN: serine/threonine-protein kinase pdik1l-B-like (The sequence of the model RefSeq protein was modified relative to this genomic sequence to represent the inferred CDS: inserted 2 bases in 1 codon; substituted 2 bases at 2 genomic stop codons): MAQGPKYEIVGELGRGSYGVVYEAVVETGVRVAVKKVVSDSPESSELALQEFWALSSVKKRHRNVIWLDECILQRDRSTQEVSRGSQLSEIYLRMIETCLKGQCCFDPRSPHCLWFVMEFCDGGDLNDYLLGXLHPEPXLHXQQLSAAVAFLHMNGIVHRDLKPDNVLVASSPTGPVLKVADFGLSKTCQAKGGVSHSQVSVACGSDFYMAPELWKGQYSNKVDIFALGIIFWAMLERISFREAKSKKELLGAYFSCGCDLVPVGMALMENPSLELPIPTNSKRALNKNIQKLLRDMLAFNPRERPDAFSLQAKIDQVVFAGVGLRI